The sequence aaattttcatttcaggaaTGAGAAGTTCCTTAATTTGTCCAATTTCTGTTCTGCTCCAGTCTTCTTTAAATACTTGGCTTACTCGAGGATAAATTTCAACAGGCTGTACCTCAGGAAGTGGTCTTTGTTTCAAAAGCTGCACACGTTGGCGGATGTCATCAACTTTTTCAAGAAATTTAAGTGGAGATTCTTCTTGTAAAGATGCTGTCATTGTCATTAATTCAAGCTGCTgctctctcatttctttcattctttcaatttGTGGAGTACATTCTTGATTAATCAGATTGTCAACATCACAAAGAGCagttaggaaatttttttttttctgttctaatgTATCACTAAGCTCTTTAAAATACTGGAGAACAACTTCCTTATCACCTTGAACCATTTTCTCCAAATGAGATCTTTGTTCTTCCAGCTTTTCAATAAGATGAGTAAGATCTGTCCAGTGTGTATCAGTTAACTGGTCAAGCAGTTTTTGAggtgtgtccttttcttttataTAGGCACTTTGAAGATCATCTATAGGATGACCATGATGTTGACCTATAGTCAGGCAATGACCACAAACTAATTTTTTATCCAGTAGACAATAAACATTCAGTGGCTGCCTGTAATGTTCAGGGCAGGTGACAATATCTGGATGGTCTTCTTGCTGGTACTTTTCAATAATAGCCCTTAACGCAAAATTAACAGGTAAAGATTCAATACCAGTTGGAGCAATTTCAATAATACTTCGGCAGTTAGGGCACTTGAGTGGAATTCGTAAAGGTCTCCATATATAAAAGTTACCAGATGCCTGTAGAATGTCTTCCAAACAATTTCTACAAAATGTATGAGAGCATGGTAGTACACGAGGATCTTCAAAAATACTATAACAAATGGGACATGTTAACTCATCCTCAAAATTGTGCATTTCCTGTcaagagaaaaaagtattttaagtctACATATGACAAAGACATACGCACATGTTACACGTTTTAGGTGTTAACCTCCTGTTAATATACTGTACTTCTCATTTAAAAGAGGATAATTAAGGTATTTActaagattcttttttaattagtctTCTATATAATGTAATCCCTAATACTGAATAATTAATCATCTTTATGGAATAAAAATCATGCTAAAcaattttaatttgtaataaaatgCTTCGAATTAAAGCTTTTTAAGTTTGTTTCTATGTAGTGAAGACTAAGTTAAATCCAAAGTGCTCTTGTAAtggattacatttagaatgaataagcaatgaggtccctgtgctatatacagcacaggaaactatatccaatctcttaggaaaggccatgatggaagataatataagaaaaggagtgtgtgtgtgtgtgtgcgcacgcgattggatcactttgctgtacagcagaaattggcacaacattgtaaatcaactataattttttaaaatgtaaagatttttttctaaatacaatgttgtgtttaagTCTACATAATGATTTATAACTAGTCTGTGCAACTTTTTACATCTAGGATACTAAAATCAAAACCATTCtcggagagttcccgtcgtgacgcagcggttaacgaatccaactaggaaccatgaggttgcaggtttgatccctgcccttgctcagtaggttagggatccagcattgccgtgagctgtggtgtaggtcgcagatgcagctcggatcccgagttgctgtgactctggcataggcccgtggctatggctctgattagacccctagcctgggaacctccatatgccgcgagagcggcccaagaaatcgcaaaaagacacacacacacacacacacacacagaaaccaaCTATTCCCAAATAATGAACAGGTAAGactaaatatttctattaaataaCCAGTTAATTTTTAGCAAAATTATACTCAATTCATACTCCTAGTTGGTTCAACCATAGTTTCTAAAGTTACTAAATTTCTATTCTATAAATTCCTTAGCTTCTTGAATTCAAATACTAGTATGTGTGAATCAGCATAGTGTGATATTCAAAGTAATGATAATTCGAAGATCTGGAAGGGAAAAACATTTCCGAGTTGGTTCTTGCAATAAAAAAGtttgagtgggagttcccaccgtggctcagtggaaacgaatctaacatccataagggtgcaggttcgatccctggcattgctcagtgggttaaggatccagcgttgccatgagctatgatgtaagttacagacgcagctcagatccctcattgctgtggctgtggcgtaggccagcagctacagttctgattcaacccctagcctgggaaccttcatatgctgcaggtgcaaccctagaaagaccaaaaaaaaaagtttggatgaTGAAATGTTGGTTGTGTTAACTATGAATTACTTATCACTAGAGCATTAGTGGTAAAGAACACTGTTGCTATCTTTCCTTTGTAAAAGAAATCCAGCAACAGTTCAGAGACCCTTGATTTCACAAGTAACTTGACCTCTGGGCAAGTTATTGACATTTCCAACAACAAAAGCCTGACAGTTTCTCATCCTACCACCTTACAGTCTTTCTTTGCACCTATCCTCACTGCAAGCCTGTAAAGAACCTTAAAAGGCAACACAAAAAACCCAGGGaccattcatataaaatataaagcctACCAAatcttcaacatctgcaaataaCTAATCAAACTTTTAATAAACATGACCTCTTTAGACTTTTTAGCTCTGTGTACCTTATCTGCACCATTTGCAAAACCAAACTCTTATTCACTAAGTCCTTCCCAGATTAGTTCCCCTACGAATTCACTAAACACTGCTCTTCTGCTTCATAACCCTTAGCtagatttttattaaaagaattctgtaacatttttatatacattagAATAAAGCCTGTAGTAAGGGCAGGAATTGTGCCTAACACAGAACTTGACACACAACAGTCATACCTATATTGTTTGAATAAACACTGCTCCTCAAGAAGccaatattaagatttttttttttttttttttttttagatagcaAAGTCTCTACTTAGTAAAACTACCAAGAGTCCttcagaaggagttcctgctgtggcataaggggattggcagtgtcttgggagtgctggaacaCAGGTCTGATtgccaggttaaggatctggtattgccatagctttggcttaggtcagaactacagctcggatctgatccctagcacagaaattccatatgccacagggcagccaaaaaagaaaacaaaaatccataaGAAAAACTCCACTTTAGAAACctgcccacaaaaaaaaaaaaaaaaaaaaaaaaaagaaagaaagaaaatactccaCATACCAACAATATTAAGAGTCctaataaggggagttccctggagcCTCAACaggtcaagaatccagcattgttgctgctgtggcatgggtttgatccctagctcaggaacttctgcatgccacaagcatggccaagaaaagaatGCTAATGAGCCAAGATGTGGCACAAAGAGACTAAAAAGCTTGGACTGTGAGGCATTCCAGGAAACAAAAGTAACTGGGCAACAGTACAGAAGATGACATTCACTGCAGATGTATTCAAGTGCCTACATGTTAGGATGCCTTTATACTTTATACCTACAGACAGCTCTGAAATCATGGAAAACCACCTAAGAAAAATGCTTCTCATAGTTTATTTCAGTGATGTCAGAATTCATAACAAAGGAATAAACAGAACAGCACTTAGCAAGGAAGACATAAAATGGGACATATATTCAATTTAGATATAATATTagatttatttaatgtttaagtACCACAACTTAGCCCTAAAACACAACCAACCTTTCCCCCCAATGCTTCCCTTCTATGTTCTGTATTTGTCAAAAagttagaaaacagaattttccCTGGGAACCCATTttaagaccccccccccccccccgccaagctCAACTTTCTTTAGAATGAGGATATTCTTTATAGAAAACATCACCTCTCTgagttcccagttgtggctcagaggtaacgaacccaactagtatcccatgaggttgtgggttcagtccctggttaaggatctggcgttgccatgagctgccatgtaagtcacagatgctgcatggatctagcattgctgtggctgtggtaaaggcttgcagctgtagttctgattcagtccctagcctgggaacttccatatggtgcaggtacagccctaaaaagcaaaacaaacaaataaaaaagaaaatatcatctcTTGAACCTAAGTTCAGTGGAAGCCAATATGGTCTCAAGTTATTTCCATAGCATATTaaacttttgataaaatttaatcaTAAATGTGCACATAACTTCAAGATATCTATATCAAGTATACTCTTGGACCACCCTCTTCCAGCTGACTTATTAAAAACTGATTTTAGGCAACAAATTCATGAGAAGTCACAACTGGTTAGAAGCCTAGTTGATATTAACTTTGTAAGGCCAGGAGAAAAAACTCTGATTCTCAAAAATGAAAGACCCCTCACCCAGCCTTTCTAAGAAGCTattgcagagagaaaagaaaagcaagagttcTCACCAGGAAACTGAAATGAAATCCTGGACAACTACACAGCAAATctagagaaaaaagaagtctGGAGACAGAAATCCAGAAGGATGTCTTTAAGGAAATGGAACTGACAAGATGTTTCATGTGTCTGAACATACTGAGAAGTAATGAGAAAACTACATTTAGGGAAAAGTGATGGAATCACCAAAGAGGAAACACTGTAACATATTACATAGCCCAGCTGTTCTACTAgtcacaatattataaatattaaataccgAATTTACCAAAAAGCATGACTGTTGGGATTGAATGTGTCCCCCAAAAAGGCATATGTTGAAATGCTAACCCTTAAGGTGATGTAAGTAGAGTCTTTGGGAGGTAATCGGGTCATGACAGTAGGGCCCTTATGAATGAGAATAGTGCCCATTATAGGTAAGAGGTACAGGGactgcttcctctccttctctgctctctgccttGTGAAAACACAACcagaagatggccatctgcaaATGAGGAAGAGAGCTTTTGCCAGAATCCAACTACACCAGTAACCAGgaacagcctccagaactatgagaaatagatgtttgttgtttaagcctcctagtctgtggtatttttgtaaTAACTGCCCAAACTAAGAAGATGACAAAATTATATTTGGAGGatggaataagagaaaaaaaacagtgttTATGAACTAAATCTTAACCTCCCCTTATAAGAAGTCAATATGAATCTAACagtgaaaaatcaagaaatcatattaaaagcaattatttagaaatacagacataatgccaaaaaaaaccaactaaagGCAATGGAAGTGATTGCTTCTGGAGAGCAGAACTGAGGAGTGGGGAAATTAAGGGCAGGGGGCTGCTGTTTTCCACTATAAACCTAAATTCTACTGTCTTATGGTCAACTAACATGCAAttaacagtatttaaaaaaaaaatttttttttggccacagcatgcagcaccctgacatgggatctcagttcccagaccagggactgaacctaggcCATAGTGATGAAAGCTTCAAGtcttaaccattagaccaccaaaGAACTGCctccaaatattaaaattttaaagaaagaaataaagacaatccCACATCGACCCAGGCAGAAATATAAGAtaccttaaaaaggaaaacaaaaacataatggtCTCAGAATTTTCTGGGAGACCATAACTTCCAAAGATGGCCACAATTATCTCCCACATATGTTCTGCAATGTGACTTTGCTGGTACTCTCACATCAAGAGATgaattcggggagttcccgtcgtggcgcagtggttaacgaatccgactaggaaccatgaggttgcgggttcggtccctgcccttgctcagtgggttaacgatccggcattgccgtgagctgtggtgtaggttgcagacgcggctcggatcccgcgttgctgtggctctggcataggccggtggctccagctccgattcaacccctagcctgggaacctccatatgccgcaggagcggcccaagaaatagcaacaacaacaaaaaaaaagacaaaaaaagacaaaaaaaaaagagagatgaattcGACTCTCCCCTCAAAAAGATCTGGGCAGGACATATGACTCCTCTGACCAACAGGATACAGTACAAGTGACACCATTTCAGTTCTGAGTATAGCCCTTAGCTAGCCTGGCAGATTGCTGCCTCTTTGCTATGTAAAGTCTAGGCTACTTTACTGATGAGAGAGGCCAAATGAAGAAGCAATGAGGTGCCAGACATGTGAGTGAAAAAGCCATCTTGGACATGCAGCCATCCAAACCTTCAGATGTTTGTTACACAGCTGTAAAGAGACCATCTCCAGAACAGGGAATGCTAAAAGAATGTCCACAGGGTCTGAAAGGAAAAGGCTATGACCAAAGAATTCTCTATCCAGCCAAGATGCAATTTATTcatgtgaaataataaaaataatcttaccAAAATCTATAGGGTTCAAACAAAAAAGTTCTACAGGGTACAGCAGAAGCCACATTCATTGCCAGGCAAAAGTGACAACATAAAAATGAttcagttgggagttcccattgtggtgcagcgaaaacaaatctgactaggaaccatgaggttgcaggttcgatccctgaccttgctcagtgggttgggctccgctgctgccatgagctgtggcataggtcaaagatgcagcttggatctgacgttgctgtggctgtggcgtaggccagcagctgtagctgcaattagacccctagcctgggaacctccatatgccgggggtgcggccctaaaaagaaaaaaagcaaaaaaaaaaaaaacaaaaaacaaaaaaaccccaaaaaactcagttgttcctgtcgtggctcagtggaaacgaatctgactagcatccagtgaggatgcaggtttgatccctggccttgctctgtgggttaaggatccagcattgccatgagctatggtgtaggttgcagatgtggcttggatctggcattgctgtggctgtggtgtaggctggcagctacagctctgatttgaccctagcctgggaatccatatgccatgggtacagccctaaaaagacaaaaataacagtaataaaaacagtaaataaaaaggATTCATctaaaaaagaggggaaaaaagaaaaccaacctaggaaaagcagaaggaactaatgaacaaaacaatgaattagaaaacagaaaattgttAGAATTGATAAACCCAAGAGCTGGCTCTCTAAATAAACGAGCCATTAGTTATCTATGACAGGCAGTTTCCAAGATGTCCCCCAGTGACCCCCACCTCCTAGCTGTCACATCCTTTTGTAATCCTCTCCTCTTGGGACCTAGTGACTCCTAACAAATAGCACACAGCAGAAGTAACAggctatcatttttttaagactttGTAATTAATGACCATGGCTTCTGCCACTCCATCTCTTAGATCACTCTCACTGAGGGAAGCAAGATGCCATGTTGCAAAAAGACCAAGGTCCACTGGTGTAGCAGGAAATTAAGGCCCTA is a genomic window of Sus scrofa isolate TJ Tabasco breed Duroc chromosome 13, Sscrofa11.1, whole genome shotgun sequence containing:
- the TRIM59 gene encoding tripartite motif-containing protein 59 is translated as MHNFEDELTCPICYSIFEDPRVLPCSHTFCRNCLEDILQASGNFYIWRPLRIPLKCPNCRSIIEIAPTGIESLPVNFALRAIIEKYQQEDHPDIVTCPEHYRQPLNVYCLLDKKLVCGHCLTIGQHHGHPIDDLQSAYIKEKDTPQKLLDQLTDTHWTDLTHLIEKLEEQRSHLEKMVQGDKEVVLQYFKELSDTLEQKKKNFLTALCDVDNLINQECTPQIERMKEMREQQLELMTMTASLQEESPLKFLEKVDDIRQRVQLLKQRPLPEVQPVEIYPRVSQVFKEDWSRTEIGQIKELLIPEMKISSKRMPCSWPDKDVKEVEFFKILNLVIVTLISVILMLTLFFNQHVITFLNEVTSTCFAEVSLSVYQSLSNNLHDLKNILCHTLYLLKEFMSKIISH